In the genome of Bordetella avium, the window TACCAAGGCGACCCAGGGCCTGGCCGTACCCATCCCTGATCCGCTACCCGCTGCCTGGGGCATCGCCCCCGGCAGCGACACCGAGGCCTGGGTCAAACGCCGGCTCACGCAACACCCTCTGGCCAGCTACACCACGCCCTTGACGCTGCAACACCCGATCGGCAACGGCCGGCCGCGCACCTATATTCATTGCACCCAGCCGGAGCTGCCCGTTCTGGAACAATCGCGCAAGCTGGTGAAATCGCAACAGGGCTGGAACTGGGTCGATCTGGCTGCGCCGCACGAAGCCCATATCACGCATCCGGCGCTGCTGACCGAGGTGCTGCTCGGCCTGAGCTGACCGGCCAGAAGCCCCGAAAACGGATCCTGCTTGCGCCCCCTGCCCGGCGGCCCCAGGGTCAGTTACAGTGCATGGCCCGCGCGAGTCCGCCGCGAGGCTTGCCAGCCCGATGGGGCGGCAAGCCTGCGCCCAGACGGCGCGAATGCATCCAGGAGCCGCATCACCATGCACGACACCCCGCTAAACGATACCCCCGACGAAGCCAAACAACAGGAAGCCCGCCTGTGGCGCGATGACGGCTGGACCGCCCGTGTCATCAAAAACGAAGACGACGACGGCTGGGCCGTGGAAATGACCCTGGACGGGCAGGCGGAGCCGGCCCTGGTCGGGCCATGGACCATGGGCCGCGACAAGAAAAACCCCAAGCCGCTTGACGCCTCCGCCTTCTACACCCTGGTCAAAACCGCGAATGAAGTGCTGCGCCGCCATGAGCAGCAGTTGCATGCCGCCCTGCACAAGAGCGTGAAAATCGACGCCGCAGAGGGCCGCCTGACTATCAAACTCGATATCGTTCCGGACGAAGACGAGCCCTATGCCGTGCTGAGCGCCTACAACGAAAGCGGGGAACAACTGGCTCAGACCCATGTCGCCCCGAACTACAAGCTAAACGTACAAAGCGCATCGGTCTGGGCGCAGGGCGGCTTCGGCAGACAGGGCTGAGGCCCGGCGGGATGAATCACGCGGGGCAAGAACGCTGCGGGCTTGAGCGCCCCCCCCCCCGCGCGATACGGGCCTCGCTGACAGCGCCCGGCGCCAAAGTGTATTGCGCCCGACTTCAGCATGGGGCAGGCGGCAATGCTGCTGCCCAGTCATAACCGCCGGATACACCGGCAGGCCAGCCACCCTCTCGCCCCCCGCCGCCGGGCGAACCCTCGTCTTGCCCAGCGTTTTCCCCAGGCTATCGGCGTCTTGCTTGCGCCAAATCTGTTATCTACAATAAATAATAATTATCATTTGCAAGAATATGGAATGACCTCCTCAAAGCAAGCCCACGTCGAGACGCTGTACGCCGACCATCACGGATGGTTGCAAAGCTGGATGCGCCGGCAACTGGGGAACTCCTTCGAGGCGGCCGATCTTGCGCACGATGTATTCCTGCGGCTGCTGCGCCGCCCTGCGGCCATCGAAACCCGCGAACCCCGCGCCTACCTGAGCGCCATTGCGCGCGGCCTTCTGATCGACCACTGGCGCCGCCGAGAACTCGAACGCGCCTGGCTGGAGGCGCTGGCGCATACCCCCGAAGCCCTGGCGCCCTCGCCCGAAACCCGGATGCTGGTGCTCGAAGCGCTCATCAAAATCGATCAAATGCTCGATACCCTCAAGCCCAAGGTGCGCCAGGCGTTTCTATGGGCGCAGCTCGAGGGCATGCGCTGCCCGCAGATAGCGCAGCGTCTGGGGGTCTCTCTGGCGACCGCCGAGCGCTATGTGGCGGCGGGCCTGCGCCACTGCTATGCCTGCCGCTTCGGTGAGCCGTGAAGGACGCTGGCGCCCTCCCCGCCTCGGTGGTCGATGAAGCCATCGCCTGGTCAGTCAAACTGAATTTTGGCTCGCCCGACCCGGGCACCTGTGCCGCCTTCGAACGCTGGCGCCGGGCCGCACCGGATCATGAGCAGGCCTGGACGCGGGTGCAGACCGTCAACGCCGACTTCAGCGCCCTGCCCCAGGGACTGGCGCTGGACACCCTGACGGCGACGACTCGCAGGCGGCGCCGCGCCGTCCTCAAGAGTCTGGCTGCGCTGGGCGGCCTGGCCAGCACCGGCTGGGTCATCCGCGAACATGCGCCCTGGCAAGCGGCCGACGTCAGCACCGGCGTGGGCCAGCGCGACCGCCTGACACTGGCTGACGGCACCCTGCTGATGCTGAACACCGACAGCGCGGTCGGCCTACGCATGGAGGGGGCCGAGCGGGTGCTGGTGCTCTATCGCGGTGAAATCTCGATTCAGACCGGCGCCGATGCCGCATCGCCCGTCAAAAGGCCTTTTTTCGTGCGCACGCCCTTCGGCACGGCCCAGGCCCTGGGCACGCGTTTCGTGGTGCGCCTGGCAGAGGCTTACGCGCGGATCAGCGTGCAAGAAGATGCCGTCGCGCTGCGCCCGGCCAGCGGCGCGGACCGGATGATCGCCCAGGCCGGCCAGACATGGCGGCTGGACAGTCAACGCGCCCTGCCAATGCAAACGCCGGCTATCACCAGCGATGCCTGGTTGGCGGGTGCGATCGAGGGCCAGGATATGCGCCTGGGCGACCTTCTGGCTGAATTGGCGCGCTACCGTCCCGGCCGCATCAGTTGTGCGCCCGAGGTGGCCGATCTCAAGGTGTCGGGCACCTACCATGTCGACGACAGCGACCGGACGCTGGCATTTCTGGCCCAGACCCTGCCCATCCGGCTGCGTTACTGGACCCGCTACTGGGTGGCCGTAGGGCCTGCCTGAGGCCCGCTTTTTTCGGGCTCGATTTTTTGTTTGGAAAAAGTGAGGGGATACGCGTTTTCAAACGGCCTACAGAGAAAGACATCCTCTAACCTGGCCCCTCAAGACTACGCAATGATCCTCGTCCGCACTTCCCAGCCAGCACGCCCGGCGTTTGCCCCGACCCTGCTTGCTAACGTCCTGTCCGGCATGCTGTGCAGCGCCGCCCTTGCCTGGGTCGCGCCTGATGCGCGGGCGCAGGAGGCCACCGGGCGGGAATACCGCTACGCCATCGCAGCCGGTCCGCTGGACCAGGCGCTCAGGCAATTCGCCCATGCCAGCGGCGTGAATCTCTCCTTCGAAGCCGCCCAGGTGAGCGGCCAGCACAGCGCCGGACTGCAAGGCAGTTGGAGCCTGGACCGCGGCTTGCAAACCCTGCTGGCCGGCACGGGTTTTGAAGGCATACGACTGCCCAGCGGCGGCTATGCCGTGCGGCGTCTGGCCGGGACCGCCCTGCTCGAGCCCGTCAAGGTGACCGGCCAGGGCTATCGTCTCAGCACGGAAGGCAGCGGCTCCTACACCCTGCCCGCCGTCAGCATAGGCAAGGGCGAGCAATCCTTGCGCGAGATTCCGCAGTCCGTCAGTGTGGTGACCCGTCAGCGGCTGGATGAACAAAATCTGGCCTCGGTGTATGACGCACTGGAAAACACCACCGGCGTGACCTTGCAGCAAAGTCCGCAGGGCGGCAAATACATTTACTCGCGCGGCTTTGACAATAGCGTGATCCAGTACGACGGTGTCCCGCTGGAACGCAATATGTATGGCCGCGCCAGCAACTACTCGGGCGGCACCGCCTTCTATGACAGGGTGGAGGTGCTGCGTGGCGCGGCAGGCCTGCTGCAAGGCTCGGGCTCGCCCGGCGGCGCAGTCAACCTCGTGCGCAAACGCCCCTTGACGGAAGACCGCCTCATGGTCGAAACCAAGGCGGGCAGTTGGGACCGCTATGGCCTGCAACTGGACGCCAGCCGCGTATTGAACGAAGACGGCAGCCTGCGCAGCCGCGCCCTAATCGACCGGCAGGACAATCATTCCTTCGTCGATCGGGTGAACCTGAAAAACACCACCTTATACGCCACGCTCGAATACGACATCTCGCCACGCACCCAGGTCAACCTGGGCTATAGCCACGAAGACCTGCGGGGCCGTCCTGCCATCTCGGGTCTGCCGCGCTACAGCACGGGCGAAGCCGTAGACTTCAAGCGCCCCACCAGCTTCGCCGCCGACTGGAACCGCCAGAAGACCTCGAACCAGGGCTATTACGCGGATCTCACCCATGCCTTCAATGACGATTGGCGCTTCAAGCTGACCGGCGCCTACGTGCGCGAGAAGCAATACCTCAAATACACCGCCTCCAGCCGCGCCGTGAACCCGCTAACACAGATGGCGACGGTCAGCGTGGCCAGAACCGTGGCCGACATCGACACCTCGGGCGTAGACGCCCATCTGACAGGCAGGTTCCGCGCCTTTGGCCGCACGCACGATGTGGTGGTGGGCAGCAATTACGGCCACAGCAAGATCGACACTTCCTATTCCTATCTGGTCAACTACGCCAGCTTCAACGCCTTCCATTTCGATCCGGACCTGCCCGAGCCGAGCACGGCCGCCCTGCGCGCGGGCACCGACGAGGTGCGCATCGGCTCGAACCGCGAACTGGGCTTTTATGGCGCTACGCGCCTGCAACTGGCCGACCCCTTGAAACTCGTGCTGGGCGGCCGCTTCAGCCGCTCCAACCGAATCTGGACCACCGACACCACCACGGCGGGCCGCTTGAGCAACGGCCAGACCAAACAGGCCAACACCCATCTCACGCCCTATGCCGGCCTGATCCTGGAACTCTCGCCGCAGTGGACGAGCTATGTCAGCTACACCGACATTTTCCAGGCGCAGAGCGAAGTCAACGCCTCGGGGCAGGCGCTCAAGCCCATCGTCGGGGAAAGCTATGAACTCGGCATCAAGGGCGAATTGCTGGACGGCCGCGTCAATACGGCCTTCGCCCTTTTCCGTATTGATCAAAGCCACCGCGCTCAGGTCGATTTCAACTCCAGCCCGACCTGCGCGGCCGACTATTACTGCTACACCGATGCCGGCAAGGTGCGCAGCCAGGGCTTTGACGCGGAGATCAGCGGCGAGCTGACACGGGGCTGGAACCTGTATGCCGGCTATACCTTCAATACCACCAAATATCTGAAAGACCAGAACAGCCAGGGGCAGGCCTTCGCCTGGTACACCCCCAAACATATTTTCCACCTCTGGACCACCTACCAACTGCCGGGTGACTGGAGCGCCTTCACGATAGGCGGCGGCGTCAATGTGCAAAGCGGCCAATCGCGCCAGATCGGCGCCACGACGGTGCAGGCCAGCGGGCGCGCCATCTGGAACGCCTATAGCAAGTACCAGATCAACCCCAACTGGGCCGCCACGGTCAACCTCAACAACCTCTTGAACAAGCGCTACTACAGCGCGGTCGGCAACCTGGTCAATGGCATCCATTACGGCGATCCCCGCAATGTCATGCTGACGCTGCGCGGCACGTTCTGACGATGAAAGCCGGCCTGCGCCAGCGCATGAGCTGGCTGCACACCTGCTGCGGGCTGCTGTGCGCCTGGCTGCTGTGCCTCATCTTTCTGGCGGGCAGCCTCAGCGTGTTCCGCGAGCCCATCTCGCATTGGATGGCGTCCGAACCCGTCTTGCCCGAGGCCTGCGCCTCGCTGCCCCAAGAGGCCGTGCTGGCGGCCGCCTCGCGCTATCTCGCCGGACAGCAGGCCGATGCGCGCTTCTGGCGCATCGAACTGCCCGCCGCCCCCTCGCAGGCGATGAAGCTGTTCTGGCGCGGCGCAGGCGGCGTCACGCATGAAGCGGCGCTGGACCCGCGTGACGGCGCCCTGCTGCCCCAGCCCTGGGGACGCAAAAGCGAAGGCGGCCGTCATTTCATGACGCTGCACTACACGCTGCACGCCGGGAATATCGGATTCTGGCTGGTGGGCCTGCTGACGATAGGCTTGCTGGCCGCCCTGTTTTCCGGCGTCATCGTGCACAAACGCATCTTCAAAGACTGCTTCACCTTCCGTCCCGGCCGCGGCCAGCGGGCCTGGCTCGACGGCCACAATGCCTCGGCCGTGCTCACGCTGCCTTTTCAACTGATGATCGCCTACACCGGGCTGGCGATCTTCTATATCAGCTATATGCCAGGCCCCCTGCATGCGGTCTATGGCGAACAGGGCATGGCAGGCTGGCAAGCCGACCTCGCCAGAGAGCCCCCCCACACAAACACCGCCCCCCTGCCGCCGCCCCCACAGCTTGACGAGCGCATGCCCGCCCGCCAGCAGCTAGGCCTGCTGACGCAGGCCGCGCAGGCGGCGCTGGACCGCCCCGCGCGCATGATCATGGTGGAACGCCCCGGACAGCCCGGAGAGCGCATCACGGTGTATACCCGGCCAGATGAAGAGAAGGCGATACGCCAGCTCTCCAGCCCCGCCGCGCGGGCGGTGTTCGACGGCGCCAGCGGCGCCTTCACCGCGCTGCACGCCAGCGTCGGCAAGCAAACGTCGGAGGTCGCGCATCACATCATGGAGCGCCTGCATGTGGCGGCCTATGGCGGCTGGACCATCAAGGGCTTGTATTTCATCTGCGGTCTGGCGGGCGCGCTGATGATGGCGACCGGCGCCGTGCTCTTTACGATCAAGCGGCGCAACAAAAGCGCGGGCGAGTTCGGCGCCGCCACGGCCGCCTTCTACCGCATGGCAGAATCCCTCAACGTCGCGGCCATCGCAGGCGCCTGCCTGGCTTGCATCGCCTACTTTCATGCCAACCGCCTGATCCAGGCGGACCTTCCCGGCCGCGACATCTGGGAGATTCGCGCCTTTTTCCTGGTTTGGCTTCTCAGCCTGCTGCATGCCTGCCTTCGGCCCACGCGGCGCGCCTGGCTCGAACAGCTCTGCGCCGCCTGCCTGCTCTGCCTGGCGCTGCCCGTGGTGAATGCGCTGACCACTGGGCAGCATCTGCTGGCCTACGCACGCGCCGGCGACGGACAGGCCGCGGGGGTGGAGTCGGCCATCCTCGGGTTCGGCGGCCTGTTCGCCATTGCCGCCCTGCGGGTGCGCGAGGGCGTCTGGGCCGCGCCCAAACCAGGACGCCCGGCCAGCGCCCCGCCAGGCTATCGCCGGCGCGTGCTGGGGCGCCTGCTGTGCGCCGTGGCAGGCGGCTACGCGCTGGCCACAGCCAGCGCCACCCTGCTGGCGCAGATCCTCGCGCTAAGCGGCCTGGCCCGCCCGGCCATCGGGCTAAGCCTGGCCACGCTGCTGAGTTTTCTGATCTACGCGGCGGCGATCTTATGGGTATTCGCCGCGCCCCGCGCATGGCGCGACCTGCTGGCGGCCACGGCTGCGCTGGCCGCGCTGGCCGCGCTGGCCTGGACAATGGGGGGACCATGAACAGCACCGCTGCGGCCCTGGCCGCCCTGTTGCTGTCCTTCGCCGCCGTCGCCTGCGCCGCGCTGGCGATGGACCGGCATCACGAGCAGGTAAGCGGCCATGGCGGCACAGCGTGGCGGCGCGGCAGCCTGCGTGTCTCCGCCGGTGTGCTCGTCCTGGCCACGATGACTGGCTGCCTGCAAGCCTGGGGAACGGCGGTAGCCGCCCTGGTCTGTCTGGGCATGCTGTCTTGCGGCGCCATCCTGACCACCCTCACGCTCAGCTACGCGCCAAGACGCCTCCCTCTTATGGCCGTGGCGGCAGCACTGACTGGCCTGATTCTTGTCTCTGCCTGAAACGGGGGGGGGCCGCCCCCTGATTCCTTGTTCTCGAGCGTCGGCCGCTATACTCGGCCGCATCCTCAACACCCGGGGTTTATTCCATGCACATTCATCGTATCGCCGCGTTCACCTGCGAGGGCCAGGGCGGCAATCCGGCCGGCGTCGTGCTGGCTGATCAACTGCCCTCAGCCGACACCATGCAGCAGGTGGCGGCCCAGGTCGGCTACTCCGAAACCGTCTTCTCCTGCCCGGACGGCCACGGCGCTTGGCGCACCCGCTATTACTCCCCGGAAGCGGAAGTCGCCTTTTGCGGACACGCAACCATCGCGCTGGGCGCCGTGCTTGGACTGCGTTTCGGTCCGGGCCGGTATCCGCTGGCGCTGTCAAACCGCCACATCGAAGTCGCGGCCGAGCAACAAGACGGCGCATGGCTGAGCACGCTGCGCTCTCCGCCCACGCATAGCGCCATCGCCAGCCCCGCCTTGCTGGCGCAAGCCCTCGAACTCTTCGACTACGACAGGGATGAGCTAGACCCCGCGCTGCCAGCCTGCATGGCCAATGGCGGGATTGACCACCTCATCATCCCGCTGCGTTCCCGCGCAGCCTTGGCCCGCATGCACTACGACTTGAATCAAGGACGTCGCTTCATGCAAGACCATGGCATCGGGACCATCGCCTTCCTATTCCGCGAAAGCGCCACCCGCTTTCAGGCCCGCAACGCTTTTGCCATCGGCGGCGTGCTGGAAGATCCCGCAACCGGCGCCGCGGCGGCGGCACTGGCCGGCATGCTGCGCGATCTGGGCGAAGCGGAACTGGGCGAAATCGTCATCATGCAGGGCGTAGACATGGGGCAGCCTTGCCGGATTGAGGTGAGCTTCACGGCTGAGCGCGGCGCGCCCGTGAATGTGCGCGGCACGTCCGCCCTTCTCGGCTAAGCCGCCCAGGCAGCCGCCTGGCTCGCCATGGCGGCGCCATCCTGCAAGCCACGCCCCCAAAGCCGCACTGGGCTACCGTCCTGCGTTCGGCTTTGCCCCTGGGGTCGGAAAAACGGCCTCTTGGGCGAGACCGCCTACGCCGCGCTCAGGATGACGCTGCCGCCCGGCAAAGCGATAAACGCGCGGAGCCTGGCCCCATGCGCTCACCGGCCGCATCGCCTCCTTATCGCGAACCCTGGCTCGCTGCGGCAGCAGCCGGCTGATGCTGGCTTAACCACTTGTTCATCATCCCGATCTCGCCAGACTGCGAGGCCACGATACCCTGGGCCAATTTACGCACCTGCGGATCTTTGCCGTACTCCAGCACCACCTTGGCCATATCCACCGCGCCCTGATGATGCGGAATCATGCCGCGCATGAAATCCACATCGGGATCGCCGCTGTATTGAATCATCATGGCCTGATGCATCCGATCCGACGCAGCACGGTAAGCCGCGATCGCGGCATCAGCCGACTTGCCCGGGGCCGCCCTGTGCTCGCTTAACCACTTGTTCATCATCCCGATCTCGCCGGACTGCGAGGCCACAATATCCTGGGCCAGCTTACGCACCTGCGGATCTTTACCGTACTCCAGCACCACC includes:
- a CDS encoding TonB-dependent siderophore receptor; the encoded protein is MILVRTSQPARPAFAPTLLANVLSGMLCSAALAWVAPDARAQEATGREYRYAIAAGPLDQALRQFAHASGVNLSFEAAQVSGQHSAGLQGSWSLDRGLQTLLAGTGFEGIRLPSGGYAVRRLAGTALLEPVKVTGQGYRLSTEGSGSYTLPAVSIGKGEQSLREIPQSVSVVTRQRLDEQNLASVYDALENTTGVTLQQSPQGGKYIYSRGFDNSVIQYDGVPLERNMYGRASNYSGGTAFYDRVEVLRGAAGLLQGSGSPGGAVNLVRKRPLTEDRLMVETKAGSWDRYGLQLDASRVLNEDGSLRSRALIDRQDNHSFVDRVNLKNTTLYATLEYDISPRTQVNLGYSHEDLRGRPAISGLPRYSTGEAVDFKRPTSFAADWNRQKTSNQGYYADLTHAFNDDWRFKLTGAYVREKQYLKYTASSRAVNPLTQMATVSVARTVADIDTSGVDAHLTGRFRAFGRTHDVVVGSNYGHSKIDTSYSYLVNYASFNAFHFDPDLPEPSTAALRAGTDEVRIGSNRELGFYGATRLQLADPLKLVLGGRFSRSNRIWTTDTTTAGRLSNGQTKQANTHLTPYAGLILELSPQWTSYVSYTDIFQAQSEVNASGQALKPIVGESYELGIKGELLDGRVNTAFALFRIDQSHRAQVDFNSSPTCAADYYCYTDAGKVRSQGFDAEISGELTRGWNLYAGYTFNTTKYLKDQNSQGQAFAWYTPKHIFHLWTTYQLPGDWSAFTIGGGVNVQSGQSRQIGATTVQASGRAIWNAYSKYQINPNWAATVNLNNLLNKRYYSAVGNLVNGIHYGDPRNVMLTLRGTF
- a CDS encoding PhzF family phenazine biosynthesis protein gives rise to the protein MHIHRIAAFTCEGQGGNPAGVVLADQLPSADTMQQVAAQVGYSETVFSCPDGHGAWRTRYYSPEAEVAFCGHATIALGAVLGLRFGPGRYPLALSNRHIEVAAEQQDGAWLSTLRSPPTHSAIASPALLAQALELFDYDRDELDPALPACMANGGIDHLIIPLRSRAALARMHYDLNQGRRFMQDHGIGTIAFLFRESATRFQARNAFAIGGVLEDPATGAAAAALAGMLRDLGEAELGEIVIMQGVDMGQPCRIEVSFTAERGAPVNVRGTSALLG
- a CDS encoding sigma-70 family RNA polymerase sigma factor, whose translation is MTSSKQAHVETLYADHHGWLQSWMRRQLGNSFEAADLAHDVFLRLLRRPAAIETREPRAYLSAIARGLLIDHWRRRELERAWLEALAHTPEALAPSPETRMLVLEALIKIDQMLDTLKPKVRQAFLWAQLEGMRCPQIAQRLGVSLATAERYVAAGLRHCYACRFGEP
- a CDS encoding PepSY-associated TM helix domain-containing protein, which gives rise to MKAGLRQRMSWLHTCCGLLCAWLLCLIFLAGSLSVFREPISHWMASEPVLPEACASLPQEAVLAAASRYLAGQQADARFWRIELPAAPSQAMKLFWRGAGGVTHEAALDPRDGALLPQPWGRKSEGGRHFMTLHYTLHAGNIGFWLVGLLTIGLLAALFSGVIVHKRIFKDCFTFRPGRGQRAWLDGHNASAVLTLPFQLMIAYTGLAIFYISYMPGPLHAVYGEQGMAGWQADLAREPPHTNTAPLPPPPQLDERMPARQQLGLLTQAAQAALDRPARMIMVERPGQPGERITVYTRPDEEKAIRQLSSPAARAVFDGASGAFTALHASVGKQTSEVAHHIMERLHVAAYGGWTIKGLYFICGLAGALMMATGAVLFTIKRRNKSAGEFGAATAAFYRMAESLNVAAIAGACLACIAYFHANRLIQADLPGRDIWEIRAFFLVWLLSLLHACLRPTRRAWLEQLCAACLLCLALPVVNALTTGQHLLAYARAGDGQAAGVESAILGFGGLFAIAALRVREGVWAAPKPGRPASAPPGYRRRVLGRLLCAVAGGYALATASATLLAQILALSGLARPAIGLSLATLLSFLIYAAAILWVFAAPRAWRDLLAATAALAALAALAWTMGGP
- the copM gene encoding CopM family metallochaperone; the protein is MKANRLNLRFVSGALFAVAGLFVIQGYQQPAQAGGVVLADAGHAMPARSSVKDSPAIAAYRAADARMHHAMMVQYSGDPDVDFMRGMIPHHQGAVDMAKVVLEYGKDPQVRKLAQDIVASQSGEIGMMNKWLSEHRAAPGKSADAAIAAYRAASDRMHQAMMIQYSGDPDVDFMRGMIPHHQGAVDMAKVVLEYGKDPQVRKLAQGIVASQSGEIGMMNKWLSQHQPAAAAASQGSR
- a CDS encoding FecR domain-containing protein, coding for MKDAGALPASVVDEAIAWSVKLNFGSPDPGTCAAFERWRRAAPDHEQAWTRVQTVNADFSALPQGLALDTLTATTRRRRRAVLKSLAALGGLASTGWVIREHAPWQAADVSTGVGQRDRLTLADGTLLMLNTDSAVGLRMEGAERVLVLYRGEISIQTGADAASPVKRPFFVRTPFGTAQALGTRFVVRLAEAYARISVQEDAVALRPASGADRMIAQAGQTWRLDSQRALPMQTPAITSDAWLAGAIEGQDMRLGDLLAELARYRPGRISCAPEVADLKVSGTYHVDDSDRTLAFLAQTLPIRLRYWTRYWVAVGPA
- a CDS encoding DUF3325 domain-containing protein encodes the protein MNSTAAALAALLLSFAAVACAALAMDRHHEQVSGHGGTAWRRGSLRVSAGVLVLATMTGCLQAWGTAVAALVCLGMLSCGAILTTLTLSYAPRRLPLMAVAAALTGLILVSA